Part of the Streptomyces sp. HSG2 genome, CGTAGAAGGCGGCGAAGACACCGGCCGTGACGTCCCTCAGGTAATTCTCGGGAGGTTCGGTCATACGCCAGACGAAGACCGCAAGGGCCGTCAACGCCATGGCCACCCAGGCACCGTCGGCACCCCGGGCGTATCCGGCGACCACCATCGCCGCACCACCGACGGCCAGCGGCACCAACGGCACCCGAATGCCCCTGCGCTCCCGCAGGCGACGAGCCAGCTCCCACAGCCCGACCACCACCGCCGCCGCGATCACACCGACGAAGACGGCCTTCTGGACGAACAACGACACGATGATGACCGCACCGAGCCCGACGCCCACTCCTATCGCCGCGCCCAGGTCGCGCCCCGCGCTCTTCTTCTGCGGTGCCGGCTGGGACGGAGGCGCCGGGTTCGAGGCGTCGGGCATGGGCTCCGGATTCTGTCGGTCGCCCCGTCCGCCGTCCCGGCGCGCGTCGTACCCGGCGTCCTCGGGCACGCCGGGCACCACGGGCAGCGGGCGGGTGTGCTGAGCGCTGTGCGTAGGGTAAGCGGAATCCACCGGCGGCACCCCGGGGACATGGCCGGGGCGAGGCACCCGTTCGGCGGTCCCCACGTACCCGGTGCCCGTGGGTACGCCCCGGGAAGACTCGTCCATCAGACTTCGAGAAGCTCGGCTTCCTTGTGCTTCAGAAGCTCGTCGACCTGGGCGACGTACTTCGCCGTGGTGTCGTCGAGCTCCTTCTCCGCGCGGCGTCCCTCGTCCTCGCCGACGTCGCCGTCTTTGACCATCTTGTCGATGGCGTCCTTGGCCTTGCGACGGACGGACCTGATCGACACCTTCGCGTCCTCGCCCTTGCCCTTGGCGACCTTGATGTACTCGCGCCGCCTTTCCTCGGTGAGCTCCGGGAACACCACCCGGATGATGTTCCCGTCGTTGCTCGGGTTGACGCCGAGGTCGGAATCGCGGATCGCCTGCTCGATGTTGCGCAGCGCGCTCTTGTCGAAGGGCGTGACGACAGCCATCCGTGGTTCGGGGACCGAGAACGAGGCCAACTGATTGATCGGCGTCATCGCGCCGTAGTAATCGGCCACGATCTTGTTGAACATCGCCGGATGCGCCCGGCCCGTGCGGATCGCGGCGAAGTCCTCCTTGGCGACCAGGACGGCCTTCTCCATCTTCTCCTCGGCCTCGAGGAGGGTCTCTTCGATCACCACTTGCTCCTGCGTCTCTTGAGCGGGCCCGGCCGTCCTCGTGTCGTAACGGCGGCCGGCCGCGTCGCGTCTTGTTCCTGCACCGTTCCCGACCCGCGGGACATTGTCCATCCCCCGAATCGGCGCGGCGGTCTCCGGGTCAGTCCCGACCGCCCTGGTCACCCACCAGCGTGCCGATCTTCTCACCCTTGACGGCGCGCGCGATGTTGCCCTCCTTCAAGAGCTCGAAGACCACGATGGGAAGTCGGTTGTCACGACAGAGCGTGATCGCGGTGGCGTCGGCGACCTTGAGGTCGCGGGTGATGACCTCGCCGTAGCCCAGCGCGTCGAACCTCACGGCGTCCGGGTTGGCCTTCGGATCGGAGTCGTAGACACCGTCCACACCGTTCTTGCCCATGAGGAGCGCTTCGGCGTCGATCTCCAAGGCTCGCTGGGCCGCCGTGGTGTCGGTGGAGAAGTAGGGCATGCCCATGCCCGCGCCGAAGATGACCACGCGGCCCTTCTCCAGGTGACGGACGGCGCGGAGCGGGATGTACGGCTCCGCCACCTGCCCCATGGTGATCGCCGTCTGCACGCGGCAGTCCACGCCCTCCTTCTCCAGGAAGTCCTGGAGCGCCAGGCAGTTCATCACGGTGCCGAGCATGCCCATGTAGTCGGAGCGCGCCCGATCCATCCCCCGGACCTGCAGTTCAGCCCCTCGGAAGAAGTTGCCCCCGCCGATGACGATGGCGACCTGCGCCCCGTCCCTCACGACGGCCGCGATCTCACGGGCGATGGCGTGCACCACGTCGGGATCGACACCCAGGCCCCCGCCACCGGAGAACGCCTCTCCGGACAGCTTCAGCAGAAACCGGCCCCGGACCTTGCCGTCGTCGCTCTTCTCGCCCTTGGTGCTCATGGAGATCCCGCCTCTTCTGCGTGCTTCCCACATACGTGGAAGGCCATTGCCGGTGGGGTCGCGAACCCTTACGCGGCAATGGCCTCCTCGTCAATTCCGCTCTCGCCCGTGATGCGCGGGCACTCGACGGTGCCCGCGGACGGCCGCTGTCGACCCTACCCGGGTCGTGCCTCCGTCGCGGCGCGGACTCAGATGCCGACCTTGATGCGCGAGAAACGCTTCAAGGTGACACCGGCCTCGTCCAGCACCTTCTGCACGGACTTCTTGTTGTCCAGCGCGTACGGCTGGCCCAGGAGCGTGGCGTCCTTGAAGAACCCGTTGAGACGACCCTCGACGATCTTGGGGAGGGCGGCCTCGGGCTTGCCCTCGGCACGGGTGGTCTCCTCCGCGATTCGCCGCTCGGCCTCGACGACGTCCGCGGGGACGTCCTCCTTGGCCAGGTACTTCGGCGCGAAGGCGGCGATGTGCTGCGCGACGCCCTTGGCGACCTCGGCGTCGGGCTTGTCGAGCTCGACGAGGACGCCGATCTGCGGAGGCAGGTCGGGCATCGTGCGGTGCATGTAGGCGGCGACGTAGCCGTCGGCGAAGCGCGCGAAACGGTCCAGGACGATCTTCTCGCCGAGATTGGCGTTGGCCTCGTCGACGTAGGCCTGCACGGTCTTGCCGGGCTCGATCTCCGAGGCGAGCAGCGCCTCCAGGTCCGCCGGGCCGACCTTGGCGACGTGCTCGGCGATCGTCTTGGCCACGGCCTGGAACCTGTCGCCCTTGGCGACGAAGTCCGTCTCGCACTTCAGCTCGACGATGACACCGGAGGAGTTGTCCTCGGCGATGAGCGAGACGACGGCGCCGTTCTCGGCGGAGCGGCCCTCGCGCTTGGCCACGCCCTTCTGGCCCTTGATGCGAAGCGCCTCGACGGCCTTGTCGACGTTGCCCTCGGCCTCGTCCAGCGCCTTCTTGCAGTCCATCATGCCGGCGCCGGTGAGTTCACGGAGCTTCTTGACGTCGGCGGCGGTGTAGTTCGCCATGAGTCTGTGAATCCTTCTCGAGGGTCTTGCGGATCGAGGATCTGCGGGTGCCCGGGTCCGCGCGGGAACGCGAGGGCGGGCACACCGCTGACCGGCGATGCCCAGGCGGGAGGGCGCTGGTGCCGACCGCTCCCGCCTGGGTCATCCACGGATGAGAGGCGTCAGGCCTGCTCAGCCTCGGCGGCGGGGGTCTCGGCCGGCTTCTCGGTCTCGGCGGCCGGGGTCTCCACCTCGGCGACCTCCGGCTCGGCCTTCTTCTCGCCCTCCAGCAGGTCGCGCTCCCACTCGGCGAGCGGCTCGCCGGCGGCCTTCTCGCCCTTGCCCTCGCCGGCGGCGCCGGAACGGGCGATCAGGCCCTCGGCGACGGCGTCGGCGATCACACGGGTGAGGAGCGTGACCGAACGGATCGCGTCATCGTTGCCCGGGATCTTGTAGTCGACCTCGTCGGGGTCGCAGTTGGTGTCCAGGATGGCGACGACCGGGATGTTCAGCTTCCGGGCCTCGCCGACCGCGATGTGCTCCTTCTTGGTGTCCACGATCCAGACGGCGCTGGGCACCTTCTGCATCTCGCGGATACCACCGAGCGTCTTCTCCAGCTTGGCCTTCTCACGCGAGAGGACCAGCAGTTCCTTCTTGGTCAGGCCCGAGGCGGCCACGTCCTCGAAGTCGATCTGCTCAAGCTCCTTGAGGCGCTGCAGACGCTTGTAGACAGTGGAGAAGTTGGTGAGCATGCCGCCCAGCCAGCGCTGGTTGACGAACGGCATACCGACACGGGTGGCCTGCTCGGCGATGGCCTCCTGCGCCTGCTTCTTCGTGCCGACGAACATGACGGTGCCACCGTGGGCCACCGTCTCCTTGACGAACTCGTAGGCGCGGTCGATGTACGACAGCGACTGGAGCAGGTCGATGATGTAGATGCCGTTGCGCTCGGTGAAGATGAAGCGCTTCATCTTCGGGTTCCAACGGCGGGTCTGGTGACCGAAGTGGACGCCGCTCTCCAGCAGCTCCCGCATCGTGACGACGGCCATGGCCGTACTCTCCTCGTGTTGCTCGGTTGTGCCGCGGGGCCGGACGGCTCCCGCGCCTGACGCCCACGACGCGCCGTGCCACAAGGGACCGAGGGGCGCTGACACGAGCTTCGACGAGCGCGTGTCGGGGCGTGCGAAGTCGACCCGGTCACCCGGGCCGCCAGCAGAAGTGTACGGGACCCGCGAGCCCTCGGGTGACGCCCCTGTCCACAACCGGTGAGTAGTCCACAGCGTCCGTCGGCAGCCACCACGCGGAGGGGAGAGTTCGGTCATGAGACGGCGGCGACGGCACACCGGGGCCACTCTCCCGGCCTTGACCCTGATCATGACGGTCCTTCCGGCGCTCTTCCTCGGCGTGGGCGCCCGCCCGTCGGAGCCGACGGCGGCGGGGAGACCCGCGCCGACCCCGGGATCGTTCGGCGACGACGCGAGCGTCCCCGCCCTCGGGGTGCGCCGACCGGTCGACACCTCGCCACCGGTGATCCTGCGCGGCTGGGAACCCCCGGCGACGCCCTACGCGGCGGGCCACCGGGGGGTCGACCTGGCCGCGCCACCGGGGACGCCGGTGCGCGCCGTGGCGGCCGGACGGGTCTCCTTCGCGGGCCGGGTGGGTGGCCGGGGCGCCGTCTCGGTGGAACTGGCCGGCAGCGGAAACCCTCCGCTGCGTACGACGTACCTTCCCGTGCGGCCGAGCGTGGCGAGCGGCCGGACGGTCGCGGCCGGCGACACGGTGGGCACGATCGAACCGGACACATCGAAGCCCGCAGTCCGCCACTGTCCCCGGTCGTGCCTGCACTGGGGCCTGCGTCGCGGCGACGCCTACCTGGATCCGCTTCTCCTGATGCCGCCCGGGTTTCCGGGGACCGGGCCTTCACGACTTCTGCCGATCCCCGAGCCGGGGGCTCCAGGGCGCGGGGCGAGCCGCCGACGCCCAGGACCTCGGCACCGGGACGCCGGGCGAGGGCACGCGGCCAGACCTCCACACGCCCCGCACCTCACATCCGGACCCCGCGCAACACCATGGCGACGGCCGCGTCCACGACCTGGGGCGGGTCCTCCGCCGCGCCCAGCTCGATCCGTCGGACGGCCGCGTCCACGACCCCCTGAAGCAAGGACGCGGCGAGTCTCGGGCGGTCGTGGCCCATAGTCGCCAGGGCGGCGACGACGATGGTGATCAGCGCTCCGTGCGCTGCGCGGATCCGCTCCCGCGCCCCCGCGTCCAGTTCGCTCGCGGAGATGGCCACCACGGCGCGGTGCCGACGGTCCCCCACCATCTCCAGTTGGGCGCGCACATACGCCTCCACCCGGGCCTCGGGACTCGCCTCACGGGCCACGGCGGCCTCGACCTCGGCGGCCCAGACGGGGAAGTCGACGGCGCACAGTTCCTCGATGACGGCCGCCCGCGATCCGAAGTACTCGTAGACGGAGGACCGGGCCAGCCCGGTGCGCTCCGCCAGGGCGGGGAAGGTCAGCGCCTCCGTTCCGCCTTCGGACAACAGGGAGCGTGCCGCGTCCAGCAAGGCGGCGCGCTGCATCGACCGGTGCGCGGCCACCGAGGCCGCTCTGATCCTTGGCACCGCTCCACTGTACGGACGGGCGCCGCGGCACGGGACCGGATCCACCCGACCCCCGGCACCGGCCCCGCCCTCGGCCACCGGCAGGCTCGCCGCGGCGGGGCCGGTCAGCGACCGAAGCCGGCCAGCTTGGCACGCAACTGCAGGACGGACTTCGTGTGGATCTGGGACACCCGACTCTCGGTCACCCCCAGGACGTTTCCGATCTCGGCGAGGGTGAGACCTTCGTAGTAGTAGAGAGTGACCACGGTTTTCTCCCGGTCGGGCAGGGAGGTGATCGCCCGAGCCAGGAAGCGCCGCAGCTCCCGGTCCTCGGCCACCTCGACCGGGTCGGCGGCGTCGGTGTCCTCCAGGGTGTCCAGGAAGGTCAGGCGGTCGCCGCCGTCCGTCCCGGCGTGCAACAGGTCCTCCAGGGCCACGACATTGGCCAAGGACAGCTGCCGGAAGACGGCGTGGAGATCCTCCACGGGCATCGCCAGCTCCTCGGCCACCTCGGCCTCCGACGGCGTCCGCCGCAGGCGCGACTCCAGCGTGGCGTAGGCCCGCTCCACGTTGCGTGCCTTCTGTCGGACGGACCGCGGGATCCAGTCGAGGGCCCGCAACTCGTCGATGATCGCCCCTCTGATCCGGGTGATCGCGTACGTCTCGAACTTGATCTCCCGGTCGACGTCGAACTTCTCGATGGCGTCGATCAGTCCGAAGACTCCGGAGGAGACGAAGTCGGCCTGCTCGACGCTGGGCGGGAGACCCACGCCCACGCGACCAGCCACGTACTTGACCAGGGGCGAGTAGTGCAGGATCAGTTGCTCCCTCAGCCGCACGTCCCCCGTCGTCTTGTAGGACCGCCACAACTCGTCGAGAGCCGAGGGGGCGGGCGGCCGGGCGCTTCGCCCGGTCCGGACGGCTGGGGAGGTGGCCGCCCGGTCGGGTCCGGAGAGGTGCTGGGGCATTCGTCGCCTTGTGCCGTTCTGCCGTTCTGCCGTGATGGCGTGCTGCCTTGCGTGGTCGTGACACGTCTGGATCGGTGCGCCCGTGAGGGGCATCGTGAGCGTAGCGTGACTGGACGGTGGCTTTGAGCGAAGGTCGGAGTGTGGGACATCGCGGATACGTTCCTCGCGCGCCAGTCCGAGAGGCCGCCACCGTCGAGAGCACACTCCCGCTTCCCTCAACTACACGTGCTCCCAACGGTGTCGGGCGTCCCTCGGACGGCCGAACGACCTGGGTCAGCCCCCGACGGCCTCGCCTCGACCCGTGGCTCTGCCCTGGCGTGTCAACTTCCAACCATCGACGTGTCGTTCGACATGGCCGAGCGCCCGAAGCTCGTACAGCCGGGCGAGTGCGTCACCCTCCACGGTCTGCGCCCGACAGGCGACGTCCGCCGCGGACACGGTCCCGCCGGCGGGCAAGGCCTCCAGCACCCGCCGGGCCGGTGACGGCAGGAGATCACGAGGGATCACGGGTCCGCGGCGCTCGGGAGCGAGTTCACCCATCGCTCCGACCAGTTCGACGATGTCGGCGGCGTCGGTGACGAGCTCGGCCTCCTCCCGTAGCAGACGGTGGACTCCGGCCGAGCAACCGCTGGTGGCAGGCCCCGGGACCCCCATGACGAACCGCCCCAGACGCGAGGCCGCTCGCGCCGTCACCAACGACCCGCTTCGGTAGGCGGCCTCCACCACGACCGTCCCTCGGGTCAGCGCGGCGATCAGGCGGTTGCGGAGCAGGAAGCGCGTGGCCGTGGGATGGTCTCCCGGCGGCAGCTCTCCGACCACCAGCCCCTGCTCGGCGACACGGTCGAGCAGTCGGCTGTGTCCCCGGGGGTAGGGTCGGTCCAGACCCGAGGCGAGGACCGCGATGGTGGCGCCGCCGACGCCCAGGGCACCGCGATGCGCGGCGCCGTCGACGCCATAGGCTCCGCCCGACACCACCACCCACCCTCGTTCGGTGAGGTCCGCCGCCAGGGTGGCCGCCATGTGCGCGCCGTACTGGGTACAGGCGCGCGCCCCGACCACGGCCACCGACCGCAGGGCCCAGATGCGCAGATCCGGTCGGCCGCGCACCCACAGCCCCAGCGGTCGGGCGTCGCCGAGATCCTCGAGCGGTCCCGGCCACTCCAGGTCGTCCGGGATCAGGAAGCGCATCCCCGCCTTCCGGGCCGCGGAGAGATCGAGATCCGGCCGAGCCCGCCGAGCCCGGGCCCGCAGCCCCGCCCAACGTCGAGGCCCGACGCCCGGGAGGGCGGGTCCTTCCTCCGTCAGTCGGCGCGCGACCTCCACGAGACCGATCTCGCGGAGCCAACGCCCTCCGAGCTCGTCGCCCGGTTCGAACACCCGGGTGAGGAAGATCCTGTCCAGGCGTTCGTCCTCGCCGAACCGGGGCGGGTGGGTACGAGGCATCACGTGAAGGATCCGATGGACACGGGAACGCCGCTCGGCACTCCTGTACGCAGTTGCAGCGCGAGCCCCACGTCCTCGGCACGAGGCCGGTCGTGGCCGGAGAGGTCCGCCACCGTCCAGGCCACCCGCAACACGCGGTCGAGTCCTCGCGCGGTCAACGAGCCTCGCTCCAGACCGCGCTCCGCCCGGTCGAGGGCGCCGGGAGCCGGGGGCCACCGATCGCGCAGCTCTCGGCCCGGGACCTCGGCGTTGCTCCGCCAAGGCGTGCCGGCGAGCCGGGCGGCGGTCCGCTCCCGGGCGCCGCGGACCCGGTCCGCGACCCGCGCGGTGGAATCGCCTCGGGCCCCGGCCTCGGTGAGCTGGGCCCGGGTGACACGTTCCACCTCCACCCTCAGGTCGACCCTGTCCAGGAGTGGGCCGGACAGGCGGGCCTGGTACCTGCGGATGGCCGAGGGCGGGCACTCGCAGAGAGCGTCCTCCCGAGCGAGACGCCCACAAGGGCAGGGATTCGCCGCGAGCAGCATCAGGAACCTGGCCGGATAGCGAACCATGCCCGCACTGCGTGCCACGACGACGTGGCCGTTCTCCAGTGGCTGCCGAAGAGCGTCCAAGGCATGCCGGCTGAATTCGGGCGCCTCGTCGAGAAAGATCACGCCTCGATGGGCCAGCGAGACGGCTCCGGGTCGCGCGACACCGGGGCCACCGCCCACCAGGGCCTGCATGGTGGCCGAGTGATGGGGCGCGCAGTAGGGAGCGGAATCGATCAACGGTCTTCCTGGTGGCAGCAGCCCGGCCACGGAGTGGACCGCGGTCACCTCCAGCGACTCCCGGCGGGTCAGCGGCGGCAGCACGGCGGGAAGCCGCTCGGCGAGCATGGTCTTGCCCGCACCCGGCGGACCCTCCAGGAACAGGTGGTGCGAGCCCGCCGCGGCGATCTCCAACGCGGTCCGTGCCACCCGCTGACCCACCACGTCCGAGAGGTCGGGCACCGTCTCGTGTGGAAGGATCCCCGCCATCACCCCGGTGGCATCGGTCGTCCCGGGCAGTCGGAGTCCGGCCCTCGAAGGGTCGGGGCGCCGGCCGAGCGCGGGCTCCTCGTCGGGGGCCGGCTCGTCGGCCAGGATCGCCACCAGTTGCCTGAGGCTGCGCACACCGAGCACGGAGACGCCCGGCACGAGCGACGCCTCGACCGCGGAGCTCTCGGGTACCACGACGCGCTCGTAGCCCGCCTCGGCCGCGGCCAGGACCGCGGGCAGGACGCCCCGGACCGGCCGAGCCCCGCCGTCGAGGCCGAGCTCGCCGATCATGACGATGTCCGCCAGCGCACGAGGGTCCACGCGCTCCGCGGCACCGAGCACGGCCGCGGCGACGGCGATGTCGAACCCGCTGCCGCTCTTGGGCACCGATGCCGGACTGAGTCCGACGGTGAGCTTCTTCTGCGGCCACTCGATGCCCGAGTTGACGACGGCGGCCCGGACGCGGTCCCGGCTCTCGGTGAGGCTTTTGTCCGGCAGCCCGACCAGGGTGAAGGCCGCGACACCCGGTTCCAGCCCCGCCTGGACCTCGACTGGCACACCCTCCACCCCGACCAACGCCACGGAGCAGGTGCGCGCGAACCCCATCACGCCACCCCCTTGGCGTGCTCGACGAGGGGCCCGCCCCGACGGGGCAACACGATTCCCACGAGGTCGATTCGGATGCCGCCCGGCGGCGCGCCCCCATGGTGGTGCGCCCAGGTCGCCGCGAGATCACGGAGGCGCGCGACCTTGGCGGGTGGGACGGCCGCCATCGGTTGGGGGAGCACGCCCGCTCGACGGGTCTTGACCTCGCAGACGACCAGGACGTCGCCGTCTCGGGCGACGATGTCGATCTCTCCCGTGCGGCCGCCGCGCCAGTTGCGCGCCAGCAGCGTCATGCCCGCCTGGGCCAATCGGCGAGCCGCCAGGTCCTCGCCGTACCTGCCGAGAGCCCTGCGTGCCTGTGGGGTGGTCATGTCGGCACCTCCTTCGGTGGTGCCAACGGTCGCGCCTTCCCGGCTCGACAGTGGATCTTGGTGGACCGGCGGGCGGGTGTGGAAAACTTCGCCACTCGGCCGGGTGATGCGGTGACGCGGTCAGCCGCCCGGCAGTTCGAGGTCGCTCTTGTTCAGCTCCTCGATATTGACGTCCTTGAAAGTGAGGACCCGTACCTGCTTCACGAATCGCGCGGGCCGGTACATGTCCCAGACCCAGGCGTCGGCCATGGAGACCTCGAAGAAGACCTCGCCCTGGACGGAGTGCACCTGCATCTCGTAGTCGTTGGTCAGGTAGAAGCGGCGCTCCGTCTCGATCACGTACTTGAACAGACCGACGACATCGCGGTACTCCCGGTAGAGCTTCAGCTCCATCTCGGTCTCGTACTTCTCGAGGTCCTCGGCGCTCATGGCATGTTCCCCTTCAGCCGTGCGTCCCCCCATTGTGCGCCGGCCCCGCCGACCGCCAGTCGATTTCGGTGCGCGGAGTCGCCGGCCGGGACCGCGGGCGAGCCGCTCGCGCGGCAACGCGGTGTACGTGGTCGAGTACACCGTCTCACGAGCGGGGGCAGGCCCCGCGCGCGTCCCCCGGAGCACCCGAAGGGCCGGGCCACACGAGACGGCGTCCGCCGCCCGGCATCGGTCGTGATCAGAGGGTCGTCCGTCGCGGGGCTGGACGGCCACGCTCGTGGACCCGTCGAAGACGGGACCATGGCGTCGGCTCGCACGGACGGCCTGACGGTCGACGAAGCGTCGGCGGTCGTGGAGGGGGCGGGAGA contains:
- the frr gene encoding ribosome recycling factor, whose product is MIEETLLEAEEKMEKAVLVAKEDFAAIRTGRAHPAMFNKIVADYYGAMTPINQLASFSVPEPRMAVVTPFDKSALRNIEQAIRDSDLGVNPSNDGNIIRVVFPELTEERRREYIKVAKGKGEDAKVSIRSVRRKAKDAIDKMVKDGDVGEDEGRRAEKELDDTTAKYVAQVDELLKHKEAELLEV
- a CDS encoding DUF2469 domain-containing protein; the protein is MSAEDLEKYETEMELKLYREYRDVVGLFKYVIETERRFYLTNDYEMQVHSVQGEVFFEVSMADAWVWDMYRPARFVKQVRVLTFKDVNIEELNKSDLELPGG
- a CDS encoding phosphatidate cytidylyltransferase, yielding MDESSRGVPTGTGYVGTAERVPRPGHVPGVPPVDSAYPTHSAQHTRPLPVVPGVPEDAGYDARRDGGRGDRQNPEPMPDASNPAPPSQPAPQKKSAGRDLGAAIGVGVGLGAVIIVSLFVQKAVFVGVIAAAVVVGLWELARRLRERRGIRVPLVPLAVGGAAMVVAGYARGADGAWVAMALTALAVFVWRMTEPPENYLRDVTAGVFAAFYVPFLATFVALMLTAEDGPWRVLTFLLLTVVSDTGAYAVGWRFGTTKLAPRISPGKTREGLLGAVAFAMVVGALCTQFLIDGGRWWQGLVLGLAVAVSATLGDLCESMIKRDLGIKDMGSLLPGHGGIMDRLDSLLPTAPVVWLLLVIFVGG
- a CDS encoding TetR/AcrR family transcriptional regulator, with amino-acid sequence MAAHRSMQRAALLDAARSLLSEGGTEALTFPALAERTGLARSSVYEYFGSRAAVIEELCAVDFPVWAAEVEAAVAREASPEARVEAYVRAQLEMVGDRRHRAVVAISASELDAGARERIRAAHGALITIVVAALATMGHDRPRLAASLLQGVVDAAVRRIELGAAEDPPQVVDAAVAMVLRGVRM
- the pyrH gene encoding UMP kinase, translated to MSTKGEKSDDGKVRGRFLLKLSGEAFSGGGGLGVDPDVVHAIAREIAAVVRDGAQVAIVIGGGNFFRGAELQVRGMDRARSDYMGMLGTVMNCLALQDFLEKEGVDCRVQTAITMGQVAEPYIPLRAVRHLEKGRVVIFGAGMGMPYFSTDTTAAQRALEIDAEALLMGKNGVDGVYDSDPKANPDAVRFDALGYGEVITRDLKVADATAITLCRDNRLPIVVFELLKEGNIARAVKGEKIGTLVGDQGGRD
- the tsf gene encoding translation elongation factor Ts, which gives rise to MANYTAADVKKLRELTGAGMMDCKKALDEAEGNVDKAVEALRIKGQKGVAKREGRSAENGAVVSLIAEDNSSGVIVELKCETDFVAKGDRFQAVAKTIAEHVAKVGPADLEALLASEIEPGKTVQAYVDEANANLGEKIVLDRFARFADGYVAAYMHRTMPDLPPQIGVLVELDKPDAEVAKGVAQHIAAFAPKYLAKEDVPADVVEAERRIAEETTRAEGKPEAALPKIVEGRLNGFFKDATLLGQPYALDNKKSVQKVLDEAGVTLKRFSRIKVGI
- a CDS encoding YraN family protein, with amino-acid sequence MTTPQARRALGRYGEDLAARRLAQAGMTLLARNWRGGRTGEIDIVARDGDVLVVCEVKTRRAGVLPQPMAAVPPAKVARLRDLAATWAHHHGGAPPGGIRIDLVGIVLPRRGGPLVEHAKGVA
- the rpsB gene encoding 30S ribosomal protein S2, which produces MAVVTMRELLESGVHFGHQTRRWNPKMKRFIFTERNGIYIIDLLQSLSYIDRAYEFVKETVAHGGTVMFVGTKKQAQEAIAEQATRVGMPFVNQRWLGGMLTNFSTVYKRLQRLKELEQIDFEDVAASGLTKKELLVLSREKAKLEKTLGGIREMQKVPSAVWIVDTKKEHIAVGEARKLNIPVVAILDTNCDPDEVDYKIPGNDDAIRSVTLLTRVIADAVAEGLIARSGAAGEGKGEKAAGEPLAEWERDLLEGEKKAEPEVAEVETPAAETEKPAETPAAEAEQA
- the dprA gene encoding DNA-processing protein DprA yields the protein MPRTHPPRFGEDERLDRIFLTRVFEPGDELGGRWLREIGLVEVARRLTEEGPALPGVGPRRWAGLRARARRARPDLDLSAARKAGMRFLIPDDLEWPGPLEDLGDARPLGLWVRGRPDLRIWALRSVAVVGARACTQYGAHMAATLAADLTERGWVVVSGGAYGVDGAAHRGALGVGGATIAVLASGLDRPYPRGHSRLLDRVAEQGLVVGELPPGDHPTATRFLLRNRLIAALTRGTVVVEAAYRSGSLVTARAASRLGRFVMGVPGPATSGCSAGVHRLLREEAELVTDAADIVELVGAMGELAPERRGPVIPRDLLPSPARRVLEALPAGGTVSAADVACRAQTVEGDALARLYELRALGHVERHVDGWKLTRQGRATGRGEAVGG
- the whiG gene encoding RNA polymerase sigma factor WhiG, whose amino-acid sequence is MPQHLSGPDRAATSPAVRTGRSARPPAPSALDELWRSYKTTGDVRLREQLILHYSPLVKYVAGRVGVGLPPSVEQADFVSSGVFGLIDAIEKFDVDREIKFETYAITRIRGAIIDELRALDWIPRSVRQKARNVERAYATLESRLRRTPSEAEVAEELAMPVEDLHAVFRQLSLANVVALEDLLHAGTDGGDRLTFLDTLEDTDAADPVEVAEDRELRRFLARAITSLPDREKTVVTLYYYEGLTLAEIGNVLGVTESRVSQIHTKSVLQLRAKLAGFGR
- a CDS encoding YifB family Mg chelatase-like AAA ATPase, with the translated sequence MGFARTCSVALVGVEGVPVEVQAGLEPGVAAFTLVGLPDKSLTESRDRVRAAVVNSGIEWPQKKLTVGLSPASVPKSGSGFDIAVAAAVLGAAERVDPRALADIVMIGELGLDGGARPVRGVLPAVLAAAEAGYERVVVPESSAVEASLVPGVSVLGVRSLRQLVAILADEPAPDEEPALGRRPDPSRAGLRLPGTTDATGVMAGILPHETVPDLSDVVGQRVARTALEIAAAGSHHLFLEGPPGAGKTMLAERLPAVLPPLTRRESLEVTAVHSVAGLLPPGRPLIDSAPYCAPHHSATMQALVGGGPGVARPGAVSLAHRGVIFLDEAPEFSRHALDALRQPLENGHVVVARSAGMVRYPARFLMLLAANPCPCGRLAREDALCECPPSAIRRYQARLSGPLLDRVDLRVEVERVTRAQLTEAGARGDSTARVADRVRGARERTAARLAGTPWRSNAEVPGRELRDRWPPAPGALDRAERGLERGSLTARGLDRVLRVAWTVADLSGHDRPRAEDVGLALQLRTGVPSGVPVSIGSFT